The following proteins are co-located in the Lagenorhynchus albirostris chromosome 2, mLagAlb1.1, whole genome shotgun sequence genome:
- the CDC42SE1 gene encoding CDC42 small effector protein 1 produces MSEFWHKLGCCVVEKPQPKKKRRRIDRTMIGEPMNFVHLTHIGSGEMGAGDGLAMTGAVQEQMRSKGNRDRPWSNSRGL; encoded by the exons ATGAGTGAATTTTGGCACAAACTGGGCTGCTGCGTGGTAGAGAAACCCCAGCCG aagaagaagaggagacgGATTGACCGGACCATGATTGGGGAACCAATGAATTTTGTCCACCTGACTCACATTGGCTCTGGGGAGATGGGTGCTGGAGATGGACTTGCCATG ACAGGTGCAGTTCAGGAGCAGATGAGATCCAAGGGAAACCGAGACAGACCGTGGAGCAATTCTAGGGGCTTGTAG